The Ptiloglossa arizonensis isolate GNS036 chromosome 2, iyPtiAriz1_principal, whole genome shotgun sequence sequence ATTCAGTTTGTTGTAAGAATTCTAATTTTCctcttaataaaatattctctcCATTCCCGAACCAATTGTTTGCTACAGCTTTGCGATGATATACTCTAttaattctaaataaaaattttaatattcaattcATATTTATAAgctattacaattttaaaataagaaTAAGTTTTTTTAGtaaacttttattttctattaaatttacaCAGAGCATGCTAGTCTTTCTCCTCTTGCACGTGGTCCATGGTCATCATATATTACCAAACCTTTTCCTAATATACTATTAGGCCCTGATAAAGATAACATTTTATCTGTAAAAAGCTTTCGGGTTAACAGAGGCCCATAAAGTTTTCTACCAGCTATATCAATTGTACCATGTCTTGTCAAATCACCTACACTACATAATGTTATTTCAGCTGCTGAACAATGTTCAGAATGATTCGAATTTCTTTCTACCTAAAAAGTTTGAACATGTAaaattagaataataataagtgtattatataatatgaaTTTTAGCTAGCTTTATTAATGATTATACTTTATAAGGGTTGTAAGATTCTCCAACACTCAAACATCTGCCTGTCCAGTTATAATAATCTTTTCCAGGTGGATTATCATGAATCATCCATCTAAATGTTTATAAAGTTTAAgatatttgtattatataaataaataaatatataaataaatatatttaagcaTTATACCTATGTGATGCTGAATTGTTTAAAGCATTACCATCTGcatgaattaaattttcaattaggATAGTAGTGTCCATTTGAGGGTCATTTTGTGACtgacgaaaaattatttttccaacaaTAGGATATCTGTATACTACTTGTGCAGTTAACATTGGCATTTGTCCAGTATTATCTGGCAAATAAAGATTTAAAGGACTACACATCCATGGTATGTCACTCATATTATCAGTTTCATTGTACCTAATAAAGAATATATGTAACATTAATGATATATATTTCAATGTTATTTTTATAAGTAtatcaatgaaaatgaaaatagaaataaaattaaaaatatggaaGATACTATTACTTGTGAAGAACAAGACTTCTATGAACTACACTGTGAATTCCTGAAAGTGGAAGATATGTGTCCCAATAAATTCCAGTAAGTTTTGCACTTCCCGGTAAAATATCATAATGATACGATCCTTCCTTGCGACTTTGAAGTTTTCCAGAAAGATCACCAACAGCATATTGATCTTGAGTTCCAAATCCTgatttaaataatactttaagCTTTTTCCTCTTAAGAAACAATATGAATTAAGAAATACCAATTCAATCACTTACCAGCTGGTGGTACAGTTGTTATATTAATGTTACTTggattatacatatttttagtTGTTTTACACACTTCAGCAATTTGAGTGTCTGTTATCTTTGGAGGTAATTCATGAATTTTGTATGACTGTATTTTAGTTGCATATCGTAATCTTGTTTCTAAATCATTGATTGGTATTAAGGATATATTAACCCATGTTGGCTCAAATGGAGTTATTTGAGTCAATGTTACTTCTCCTTTTATTCCATGAGAATTAATTAAACTTCTACATAATCAGAAGGCGGAACAAAATCAAATCAAATGtagatagaaaatattaaaaaatttctatattGCAAGTAatcttaaaaatttgaaataccttttaataaatatataccgataaaaaatagaaaattaaaatacagttTATAAAATCTTACTTGGCAAAAGTAGGCTTCCGGTGATTAATTTTGCTACAAACTAAAAAGGAATCATCATGTGTTGGATGAAAGATCACTAAGTATAACAAACGGTGAGGGCCAAGTAAATCAGCAGGTAATAGAGATAATTCAGAATCTCTGTATAAAGTTTTATACCTTTTATGATATTTGGTTGCCACTTTTAATTTACCTAAACGTACATCAACATCACCAATAGCTTTTCCATTACCAGCATTATTAGGATCAAAGACAGCTTGCAGAATGTTGCAACTTGATTTATCTAAATCATAAACAAATAttaagaatttaattaattaaagacaaattgttataatttaatacattaaatatatttGATAAGAAATTTAACCTTTACTGATGTCAAAAATGTCTGTTACATAAATCTTCCAGTAATGTTCTGTATAGTCTACACTTTGCAATTTCTGTTTATTAACATGATGTAAATCtgcataaattattatatcagTAGCATTGTCACCAGCATGGCCACCTAACCATCGAAACCAAATAGTTCCCGCTACTGGTCCGTAAAAACGTGCTTCAgcaaatttttctatatttttctcaaGTACCTAAAGAGTTATAATATAGAAAcacttattattttaatttgtacgtaagaaatatGTGAAACTCATTTTGAACATTTCAAAAATTACCGTGATTGAGGCACATATGGTTCTAGTTGAATATAAATCTTTAAGTAGTAAGCCCTTGCCCCATAAACCCATTTTTCCCGTTAAACTTATGCCTGAAATTTCCACCGATCCTGTTTCATTTCCAGGCATATCCAGTGGTCCAACAAATTCTGTCAAATCGATGATActgcaatatttataaaattgttttaaattaaacaatAGATAAAATGGCTTTAAAATAAACCAATAGAAAGTAGATACCTACCTTTCTCCAACATATTGTTCGTTACATCTATCATCAACAATAGTGTAATCAATGGGAAATTGAGTAATTGACCAAAACCATTGTTGATCTGGATATTGAAGTGTAGCTTGAAGTGAAAATCGAATTCTCACAGAGGTTTCTGTGGCTTTTTCAAATCGAATTTCTCCATGAAGCCCACCAGAAGAAATGTACGCTGCGAGACGTAACGAATATCCAACGGTAACTATAAATAAGCAAGTATATCATATAATATAGTCTTATAAAAAGGATGTTTAgtctgaaaaaaaatattacagtaTCAATCTCGTAACGGTATCATTAAAAGTTTTTTATAAAACTTGAAAGATTCTATTACGGCGTCATGTTGTTTATATCTATTATGTAGaatgaatttttatgaaaaaaaatcgttgatttttatttatatgttcGTCTGTAGTGTACATAGGTAAAGgagtttttttagaaaattgtttcagATTTACAGaataagaaatggaaaatttagtTGACTGCAAAGTGTAAtgagtatatataatattataagaaTTATACATGATATTTTACATAATGTACAGTTACAGtctagatacaacaaaaatCGATTTACCGCACTTCAATCATTCCAATTTTATCTACGATTGAGAGAATGGTTTTTGTGTATAACATGCTACTCACCATAACTTAATAAAATAAACCACCACATATTTTCGTGTTATAGATTAATATTTAACGCATTTTTAAAGATTTATATATGAAGTATCCGACTTGTATTCTAACCCATACTATGTGAAACAGCTATTTTACAATGAAACCAGTCAAAGCAAGGCTGCTTGTACTTTCTTATTTCTTCGAACGCTCATGGTGGGagttgaaaagaaaaaggagaccGGTGACTGCCGATGATTGTCAtattaagaaaaatagaaatctaCAAAATTCCAGCGAGTTATAGAAAAactttgtataataataaatcgGTGCATAATTTAGAGATTAAGTTTTGTGATTTATCTACTTTGTACTATTAACGAATTTATTACATTATCAAGAAATAAAGtcatttttaaaatagaaaatattaattttcaatcctCTTGTTGATATGTACAATAAAtatgaatgtaaaattttacATCTGACAAAAATTTAAGGACTATATGGATTATTTAGTTCAGTTTGAATTATACGTGAATAGTTTAATGATTTACTTAAATAATCTGATTGTATGCAGTTTATTAGTAATTGTATGATATATTGTGTATTATTGTGAAATATTATTGCAAATAACTAGTATTCTAAACAATTACTCTATATAggtcagtgtttctcaaacttcacCTTCCCGTGGATGTccttaataaaagaaaatttttgacgAGGCCCCTAGAGTAcaaggaaattatttttcaaaagtattTTAGTGTATAACTTTAACTGTTTAACTGTTAAACTgttaaattgtttctttaaaaaatgtatgtatGTTAAACTTTGTATACGTTGTATACTAAAGCAATgtagataaataaatacgaaaaagaaataatagattCACATGGGTCTTCTAGAAAATAGAATTTCattctatttaataataaattacatttatttttggaTGGTATTAAAAACCCTTATTACTTGGTCTCTAAGTAAGACTGTTTCaatataaacgaaaaattcaatGAAATACTACGGgaacttttttctttcgagagtTCACTGACCTCCATTAACACATTCGCGAACACTAAGGGGTTTACAGATTACAATTTGAAAAACATTGCTGTATTAGCTTACCTTCCAAGGAAATTGTCAAAATGACCAGGTCTAGCTCGAACGTAGGCTTGGATGCGTCTTATTATAGATTTactgtttgaattttttaataagtttGTTTAACACAATAATGAGATTCTCGACATTGTAAATAAGTGTTACGTAGTTGACAAATTTGAGATACAATATGAAACATTTGTATAACAAGGAATATAATAATCTGACAAACTATAATCTTGCTTTATAATTTATGAAAACTTAGATTGTAATGCAACAGTTGTTCACCTCTTTCGAAAACAATTAGTGAATTATCTCGCAGAATACTTTcagaaaatatgaaaagaataaaatagGAAAATGATATATTTAGCGATTTCTGTTTTGCTACTAAGTGGCATCTTTTTGGAATACCACGTGATAAATGTCTATATAATGGGGTTAAAGGAATCGTTAAAAAACTTGTAACGCACACAAGCTTGTAGACGTCATTTGAAAACCAAATCCTTATTCCTCGGGACATACTTGAATGGACGAAGACACCTTTTACCAATAACATTTGATTACATTAGTCAAAATAAACAAATAGAAGCCGTTGTCAACATGCTAGTTTATTTTGTTGCAGCTCACTAACTAGTGGCACTAGAAACTTTTATACCTTTGCACTAATACTGCAGAAAggaattttatgtaaaatttctatatattttataaagatGTCATTGCTTTTAACATAAATAGTTTCGAATGAAAATCCGTTATACAAAATATTGCTATTCATGCTTTTCCCTCTATTCTGTCTTTATACTCCTGAGGGAAGTAAACCACTACTATCCTGAGCTTTTCGATTACTTTTACTTCAAAAATAACCAAAGAAGAAGTAAActaatatatatgtgtatatataaatttatatatatctaTAAATCTGATTAGTATGGAAAACGTGTCATTGGCCAAATGTGGGTCCGTAAAACTGTTCTAAAGGTATAACTGACACCATTAAAATAGCTATGAAGCTTGCCCCTTTCGTTTGAGACTTCATTCAAATATAGCATACGATTAGTATCCGAAACAGGGCGCACTGTGGTCTTCCACAGCATGTTGTGACATCAATTTTGAAACACCCAGAGTAGGAACAATCTTATTTTATAAGAAAAGTTGTAAAAATTTCGGTGAAATTTTGtaagatttttaaaaatctaccctcgagtaaaaatttgtaaaatagaaatttgtttgtaatttttatattgtaaaaatGACTTTTCAGTCTAAGAAAAAAATTTAACCCCGAAATTCGATCTTTTCGATGAAAAGAGAAGTGTTAAACTGTATATTAGTAGTTTTATAGATAAGCATTGATTTATACAGTCCTCTTTCATCAAAGTAGACAAAAATCGTAAACTTTTACGTcttaaatgtttaaataaatttgaaaccaGTATTTAAACATCTAATTTCATATGGTCCACATCGTATTTCAATCTGATCAAAATCATAACATCCAGTATAAAAAGTAATTTAGTGTACAATAGATCCGTAACGTCGTAGTAttccatttgaatattttttctcaCTTTATTTTTAGATTCGATGGTGAAAATATTCTTCCTCTACTATATGTCATTTGATATATAAAAGTAATGATAACATTTAATCAATTaacgtaaatttgtaaatatatatatatataagtgtaAAGAAACTCTTTTCGAGGATACTCGATATAAAAGTCAAACAATTCCAGTCTTATCCAAAGATGACGTGTTATTGTAAAGTAGTTACAATCTTCAAATTTAAAAGATTGTAATAAAAACGTCAATGATGTGCTTAAGACGACAAACATTAATTTGAAGGAAAAACTTCATATGAAGTGGAAAAAAGATAATTT is a genomic window containing:
- the Rsod gene encoding uncharacterized protein Rsod isoform X2; the protein is MPGNETGSVEISGISLTGKMGLWGKGLLLKDLYSTRTICASITVLEKNIEKFAEARFYGPVAGTIWFRWLGGHAGDNATDIIIYADLHHVNKQKLQSVDYTEHYWKIYVTDIFDISKDKSSCNILQAVFDPNNAGNGKAIGDVDVRLGKLKVATKYHKRYKTLYRDSELSLLPADLLGPHRLLYLVIFHPTHDDSFLVCSKINHRKPTFAKSLINSHGIKGEVTLTQITPFEPTWVNISLIPINDLETRLRYATKIQSYKIHELPPKITDTQIAEVCKTTKNMYNPSNINITTVPPAGFGTQDQYAVGDLSGKLQSRKEGSYHYDILPGSAKLTGIYWDTYLPLSGIHSVVHRSLVLHKYNETDNMSDIPWMCSPLNLYLPDNTGQMPMLTAQVVYRYPIVGKIIFRQSQNDPQMDTTILIENLIHADGNALNNSASHRWMIHDNPPGKDYYNWTGRCLSVGESYNPYKVERNSNHSEHCSAAEITLCSVGDLTRHGTIDIAGRKLYGPLLTRKLFTDKMLSLSGPNSILGKGLVIYDDHGPRARGERLACSVINRVYHRKAVANNWFGNGENILLRGKLEFLQQTEYDVTNVEVNLDGLGGIMSGYHVHMTPIEQDLEFPCESTSLYGHWNPLRVNVSDIPLPGEGTTDQYEIGDLSGKFGTLENRKKYISTFNDTILPLFGSRSVLGRSIVIHKKKKNLRWACSTIERGYSPFEATELRAIASFHHPQGFAYGYIRMTQLVHRDGSQSETVIEVKLRHPGKHDRNVTKNHNWAIYVNPVGVDAAVQVKDTRCVAGGYIWNPHFTQLADPLNDDLYRQECGPDLPLRCYVGDISGRLGPIDIGLERQVFTDSNFPLSGSISAMGKSIVIFDKDFGRNRFACANIEPDNDIVKYANIRKPPRFVVAQFLEDVRKVMSIPEWMLSIDNRKTKTLHSGACIQFLLHFKGPIVNKLEEDFNKLMSTGRLDAPSLYIPGYIYTKRKITLGYRQCGTRDPNDKNFNILPQNMSPSLLPQLISIITIFIISNIL
- the Rsod gene encoding uncharacterized protein Rsod isoform X1, yielding MWWFILLSYVTVGYSLRLAAYISSGGLHGEIRFEKATETSVRIRFSLQATLQYPDQQWFWSITQFPIDYTIVDDRCNEQYVGESIIDLTEFVGPLDMPGNETGSVEISGISLTGKMGLWGKGLLLKDLYSTRTICASITVLEKNIEKFAEARFYGPVAGTIWFRWLGGHAGDNATDIIIYADLHHVNKQKLQSVDYTEHYWKIYVTDIFDISKDKSSCNILQAVFDPNNAGNGKAIGDVDVRLGKLKVATKYHKRYKTLYRDSELSLLPADLLGPHRLLYLVIFHPTHDDSFLVCSKINHRKPTFAKSLINSHGIKGEVTLTQITPFEPTWVNISLIPINDLETRLRYATKIQSYKIHELPPKITDTQIAEVCKTTKNMYNPSNINITTVPPAGFGTQDQYAVGDLSGKLQSRKEGSYHYDILPGSAKLTGIYWDTYLPLSGIHSVVHRSLVLHKYNETDNMSDIPWMCSPLNLYLPDNTGQMPMLTAQVVYRYPIVGKIIFRQSQNDPQMDTTILIENLIHADGNALNNSASHRWMIHDNPPGKDYYNWTGRCLSVGESYNPYKVERNSNHSEHCSAAEITLCSVGDLTRHGTIDIAGRKLYGPLLTRKLFTDKMLSLSGPNSILGKGLVIYDDHGPRARGERLACSVINRVYHRKAVANNWFGNGENILLRGKLEFLQQTEYDVTNVEVNLDGLGGIMSGYHVHMTPIEQDLEFPCESTSLYGHWNPLRVNVSDIPLPGEGTTDQYEIGDLSGKFGTLENRKKYISTFNDTILPLFGSRSVLGRSIVIHKKKKNLRWACSTIERGYSPFEATELRAIASFHHPQGFAYGYIRMTQLVHRDGSQSETVIEVKLRHPGKHDRNVTKNHNWAIYVNPVGVDAAVQVKDTRCVAGGYIWNPHFTQLADPLNDDLYRQECGPDLPLRCYVGDISGRLGPIDIGLERQVFTDSNFPLSGSISAMGKSIVIFDKDFGRNRFACANIEPDNDIVKYANIRKPPRFVVAQFLEDVRKVMSIPEWMLSIDNRKTKTLHSGACIQFLLHFKGPIVNKLEEDFNKLMSTGRLDAPSLYIPGYIYTKRKITLGYRQCGTRDPNDKNFNILPQNMSPSLLPQLISIITIFIISNIL